A window of Castanea sativa cultivar Marrone di Chiusa Pesio chromosome 1, ASM4071231v1 contains these coding sequences:
- the LOC142620672 gene encoding uncharacterized protein LOC142620672: MASPSQQMLQSTLLFVLIICTCIFLRVECATLSILTDKEALISFKSGVSLKAPTLLSSWDQNSSSPCNWTGVVCNKYSGLPGQRVVGLDLSDFGLEGSISPHIGNLSFLRSLQLGQNQFTGMLPDQISNLFRLRVLNLSSNRLESVLSSSLSQLTELRVLDLSENKNITGRIPEEFSYLTKLEVLKLARNYLYGSLPPAIGNLSSLTNLSLGTNTLGGAIPSELGHLQNLKELDLTINNFSGTIPPSIYNISSLVSLALASNNLWGEIPGDIGIKLPNLLVFNFCINKFTGKIPWSLHNLTNIKVIRMAHNLLEGTVPPGLGNLPFLEMYNIGFNKIVSDDGLSFITSLKNSTLLSFLAIEGNYFEGVIPESIGNLSKALSKLYMGGNSFNGNIPNSISNLSGLTLLNLSYNSLSGEIPPEIGHLEELQKLGLAGNQLSGSIPNSLGNLQNLNEIDLSGNRLVGTIPPTFGNFQKLLSMDVSNNKFNGNITREIFNLPSLSTVFNLSKNLLSGPFPEEVSLLKNVVAIDLSDNLFSGNISGSIGECRSLEKLFLARNLLSGPIPSSLEEVKGLDTLDLSSNQLSGSIPVELEKLQVLQSLNLSFNNLEGVVPTGGVFGNLSIVHLEGNPKLCLHLACVKNSNGRKVAKLVVITSILVSFALCFILGSLLYLKRSKAKITSTSELEKGQHQMVSYNDLRQATGNFNQENFLGNGSFGSVYKGNLRQGIAVAVKVLDTERTSSWKSFLAECEALRNVRHRNLVKLITSCSSIDFKNMEFLALVYEYLSNGSLEDWVNGKKKNANGDVLNVVERLNVAVDVACALDYLHHDCEVPVVHCDLKPSNILLGEDMTAKVGDFGLARLLMQRTDIEHSISRTNVLKGSIGYIPPEYGMGEKPSTTGDVYSFGVMLLELFTGKRPTHESFIGDLNLIRWVQSAFPANIMEVLDPEMLQLMSRLHHNDQPISPDVQRGCLITILGVGLSCTVEASDARISIRSALHKLKSTRDTLLKPAPVMNTKSNNIC, translated from the exons ATGGCTTCCCCTTCCCAGCAAATGCTTCAGTCTACCTTATTATTTGTCCTTATAATTTGCACATGCATATTTCTTCGAGTTGAGTGTGCCACCTTGAGTATCCTTACAGATAAGGAAGCCTTGATCTCATTCAAGTCTGGAGTAAGTCTAAAGGCTCCCACCCTCTTATCTTCTTGGGACCAAAACAGCTCATCCCCATGCAACTGGACTGGAGTTGTGTGCAATAAGTACTCTGGCCTACCTGGCCAGAGAGTGGTTGGCCTTGATCTTTCAGATTTTGGACTTGAAGGGTCCATTAGCCCTCATATTGGCAATCTCTCCTTCCTACGTTCCCTTCAACTTGGACAAAACCAATTCACAGGTATGCTTCCTGATCAAATTAGCAATCTTTTCCGTTTGAGAGTTCTTAACTTGAGCTCCAACAGACTAGAAAGTGTGCTATCCTCAAGTTTAAGCCAATTGACTGAGCTTCGAGTCCTCGACTTGTCTGAAAACAAGAATATCACAGGAAGAATTCCTGAAGAGTTTAGCTACTTGACAAAGCTGGAAGTGTTGAAGCTGGCAAGAAACTATCTCTATGGATCACTTCCACCAGCTATAGGTAATCTTTCCTCACTCACCAATTTAAGCTTGGGCACCAACACCCTTGGTGGTGCAATACCTAGTGAATTAGGCCACCTCCAAAATTTGAaggaacttgatcttactattAACAATTTTTCTGGCACAATTCCTCCATCAATATACAACATTTCCTCTCTCGTTTCTTTGGCCTTAGCTTCAAACAACCTATGGGGTGAAATTCCTGGGGATATTGGGATTAAACTGCCAAATCTTTTAGTTTTCAACTTTTGCATTAATAAGTTCACAGGCAAAATTCCATGGTCTCTGCACAATCTAACCAACATAAAGGTCATACGCATGGCACACAACCTTCTGGAAGGGACAGTACCACCAGGCCTAGGAAATCTCCCATTCCTTGAAATGTACAATATTGGTTTTAATAAGATTGTCAGTGATGACGGTCTTAGTTTCATTACTTCTTTGAAAAATAGCACTCTTCTCAGCTTCCTTGCAATTGAGGGCAACTATTTTGAGGGTGTGATTCCAGAATCAATAGGCAATCTTTCTAAGGCTCTCTCAAAGTTGTACATGGGAGGAAATAGCTTTAATGGTAACATACCCAACTCCATCAGTAATCTTAGTGGCCTGACTTTGCTAAATTTGAGCTACAATTCACTTTCTGGTGAAATCCCACCTGAAATAGGCCATTTGGAGGAACTGCAAAAATTGGGTTTAGCAGGAAATCAATTATCTGGTAGTATTCCAAATTCCCTAGGTAATCTCCAAAATTTGAACGAAATTGATTTATCAGGGAATAGGTTGGTGGGCACTATACCACCTACTTTTGGGAACTTTCAGAAACTTCTTTCCATGGACGTGTCCAACAACAAGTTTAATGGGAACATAACTAGAGAAATTTTCAATCTCCCAAGTTTGAGCACTGTTTTTAATCTGTCAAAGAACCTTCTAAGTGGACCTTTTCCTGAAGAAGTTTCTCTTCTAAAAAATGTTGTTGCAATTGACCTTTCTGACAACCTTTTTTCTGGTAATATCTCCGGTTCAATCGGAGAGTGTAGGAGCTTGGAGAAATTATTCTTAGCCAGAAACTTACTTTCAGGTCCTATTCCTAGTTCTTTAGAAGAAGTGAAAGGCCTTGACACTCTAGATCTCTCTTCCAACCAACTTTCTGGCTCCATTCCTGTTGAACTAGAAAAGCTACAAGTCCTTCAGTCCTTGAATCTATCTTTCAATAATTTGGAAGGGGTAGTTCCCACAGGTGGAGTTTTTGGAAACCTCTCTATAGTCCATTTGGAAGGCAACCCAAAGCTTTGTTTGCATTTGGCATGTGTCAAAAATAGCAATGGAAGAAAGGTAGCAAAACTTGTTGTTATTACCAGTATCCTGGTATCATTTGCCCTATGCTTTATACTTGGCTCACTGCTCTACTTAAAGAGAAGTAAAGCAAAGATTACAAGTACTTCTGAATTGGAGAAAGGGCAACATCAAATGGTCTCATACAATGACCTTCGTCAAGCAACTGGAAACTTCAACCAAGAAAACTTTCTTGGAAATGGGAGCTTCGGGTCTGTATATAAAGGCAATCTAAGGCAAGGAATTGCTGTGGCAGTTAAGGTCCTTGACACTGAGAGGACGAGCTCTTGGAAGAGTTTTCTTGCAGAGTGTGAGGCTCTGAGGAATGTTAGGCACCGGAACCTTGTTAAGCTGATCACATCATGCTCTAGCATAGACTTCAAGAACATGGAATTTCTGGCTCTGGTTTATGAATATCTGAGTAATGGCAGCTTAGAAGACTGGGTCAATGGCAAGAAGAAGAATGCGAATGGGGATGTGTTGAATGTTGTGGAGAGATTGAATGTGGCCGTTGATGTTGCCTGTGCATTGGATTACTTGCACCATGACTGTGAAGTTCCAGTGGTGCATTGTGATTTGAAGCCCAGCAACATTCTTTTGGGTGAAGACATGACTGCCAAGGTAGGAGACTTTGGGCTAGCAAGGTTGCTGATGCAAAGAACAGACATTGAACATTCTATTAGCCGTACAAATGTTCTAAAGGGTTCCATAGGATACATACCTCCAG AGTACGGCATGGGAGAGAAACCATCAACCACTGGAGATGTATACAGTTTTGGTGTAATGCTGCTAGAGCTCTTCACTGGGAAAAGACCAACACATGAGAGCTTCATTGGAGACCTAAACCTAATCAGATGGGTGCAATCAGCTTTCCCTGCCAACATAATGGAAGTACTCGACCCAGAGATGCTACAACTTATGAGCCGCCTTCATCATAATGACCAACCCATAAGCCCTGATGTTCAACGTGGTTGCCTGATCACAATCCTCGGGGTAGGGTTATCTTGCACAGTTGAAGCTTCTGATGCCCGCATTAGCATTAGGAGTGCTCTACACAAATTGAAGTCTACAAGAGACACCCTTCTTAAACCAGCTCCCGTTATGAATACCAAATCGAATAATATTTGTTAG